The Belonocnema kinseyi isolate 2016_QV_RU_SX_M_011 chromosome 2, B_treatae_v1, whole genome shotgun sequence nucleotide sequence TTTCTGTTCTTGGTGATCAGCATCGAGTCTGGGCCAGGTTAGACTTCCAGACCAAACTTACAATTATTGATCTTGGCCAGTTGATTAGCACCAAAACTGGAGGAGACCAGACTTTCAAGGTGaacagaaaaaaagtctttttttttgataatatgaatttattattttctattagttAAGACACGCTGCAACTATttcgaaatatgtcaaaaaaatgaactgattgaaattaggtttttttttcttgtctAGCTGACCAGAGCCAAACCACAGTCAGACTAGTCTGTCAtagtaataagaaaataaagtcttgtttttataaagtgcattttttattttatttttgctgatcgaatttaaaacttttttttatttcttagctAGTTGATCAGCGACACTCCTGGGGCAGACCAGACCTTTCAGACTAGACGTTCTAGATTAGGTCAGACCTGGACCAGatcagatttttcagattagacAGTCTAGATACATTCAGACCTATACCAGACATATAACCAGACTTTCAGGACATATTTCCACACGGGCCAAAGTAAAACTTCTTATACGAAcgcatacaaaaattatttatgttaatattaatggagagtaaatttaaagttttggaaagCTCAAAAAGCAAAATTGAGTATTATGCAGTGACTAAAGTTTTGCGtgctgaattatttgaaatggcGTTTAGCAATGTGTGCTGCTAAATTACtttttcgattcattttaaaGCCACAAAAGTCACAAAAAAATTGTGGTTGGACTGCTGCATGAACTGAACGTTTATGTCGACCTAAAGCTGCTAGTTTAGTGTAACTTTGAGAACATTGATTGCAATTATGCCTCAAAATCGGCTTTTTTAGGTTTGATGTCTGGTGCATGCGGTCAACATGATTATTAAGGTCATATTTCCGTTTAAATAGTTTAGCGCAAAACGTACAGCGGAACCGTGGTATGACGCCACATTCGAATTTTTCATGACGATTTAAATGCTTTTTCTGTATATAGCTTCGCGCACACTTTTCGCATTTGTATTTTTGCCCCGTTGTCTGGCTTGATTCTTGAATGAGCATCATTTCTTGGATCCCCAATTTTTCTTTAGCAGTCAtattatcattttcttttatatatatgGTAAAAAAGTTCGACTCATATGTTACATTACATTTTTGACCTGTAGTCTCTtgacctgaaaattaaaaaaaggcgaattgcGATTTTCTCTATCATAGTTTTAGCTAAGACATTTTAATATAGCTTTTCATTTCAATTCGGAAGATAGTGGTGCGCAAGCGCGGCCGCCATGACACCTATCGCGAATTCAAAAGTGTCGGCCCGTTTTGACAAACAGAGGTAAAAAGTGTGCAAATTTTGGAAAGTTAATTTGGATTCCGAAAATTTTCCAGGTGCAAAACAAATTGCAGAATTAAGTGTAGAAGGCTTtggaaagtttataaaataaaaatcatacttTTCGTGCATCTTTTATTGAGCCCTGACTCTTTTTTCTGCACAATATTTCTCTTAACATCGAATTGAttcattttagttcatttttggaCACATGTACCCCTCGaattaatttaagaagaattattttatcaCAATAACACTATAGATTCGTCAAAAGTAAAACACAGTTGAAcggaataacaattattttttgcgcATGCGTGCTCAAAAgtaattgaaatgaaaaggtctattgaAAATATAGTATCACCTTTGATTATTCCTTCCTTGATTTCCAAAGTTTCATCATAGTCATATTCAATTATGCAAGTTGAAGTCTTGGCATTACAGTTCATTTCAGTAGGTGTATCAGAATATGGCCCGCCATCTTGTTTTTCTGTTGACTTCTTATAAACACACTGGACATTCTTGGCGTTTCTTGAAGCACTCTGCTTAACTATAAGAAATTTCAAACGTTGAAgttacaaatatcaattttcgatggTTTTAATCCTTGTCTTTTATCAGATAgagatttaattgatttaattgataATCCATGCAGAATCACATTACTTTATTTAATGACGTGCAAGAAATGCATTATAGGTTGATATCCTTCGTTTCCTATTTCTAAaggcaatttaaattttcaaaaagaaaaaatatatttcgagcATAAAAGACATGCATTAACCCTTAACCCAATTACCAATAATAACctattgaataaagattaaagtACTtagatcataaataaattaaatacaaaatttactatTCTTATTTCATGCTTTTCTGTCATGAATAGGTATGTATATTATTAACAAggatcttataatttttttgttatactggtccaattttattttacaaataattatagGTTTCGCCCTTCGACGGTCTATACAAATATGCTATATCtgtcataatttgaaattttagatcCAGATTTTCGCTTTTCCTCGTAGTTAGTTTCGATCAACTTTCTGCAACTAGAAACGTTACATTCATTTAGTTTTAACAGGGTACAAAATGATGATTTAGAAATTTTCCGACTTTCCCTGATAATAATACAAGAAAAAAGTATAGGTGAAGCACAAATGACATACAGTTTTACCTGTctgttttaaacttttctttcaggtataaaaacaaccttacacCAAGGAGATCAATTAAACAGAATAGTGCGTGCCTGtggatatataccgggacagtccagtgcagaatataaaaaaaatcaaactctaacaaaaatttattcgacGTATTCGGCTGCAAACATCTTAAGCCGAAGAGAAAAATGTGCTTTCTTATTTTTGTGACAATAATAATCATCTATCGATATtctggaaaatattgttaatcatttttagggattttttgtgTGTAAACGCCTCTTTTTTTAAGCGATACATGAATCGACCCATTTTTTGGCATCTTCATAAGAAGTGAATCGTTACTCAGACTTCCCATTTAATCGTTTCCAAGTATGTTTAACCAAGTATGCTTAACCTTCGACTTTTCTAAGCTTAGGCTTATCATAGccttcaatttctaaattttcggaTTCCTTGTGGCCtttaagaaaacttaaaaaaatattttccattatcGCTTGGGTTGAAGTCTCTTCTCGAACAGTTTCCATTAtctaagattttaacaaaatgtgttaaaaatcttgtgtgaagtattttttaaatatattcactatgaatatatggggcattattcctcaactgccccaactcaaaaagtcatgtttttcgattgtctctaaattctgggaatacgttcacctacccaacagtagttaatccacaaacttatagaccaggattaccaaccctccccaagtgagggggggttgaatttccaaccccaatgcctgcaggggtagtttcaaacgcctgtaacttgcTTTCTAATTTCGcgatgtaaaatttttatgagggttttggaaagtgctttttacacgctttcatcctattttattatttataacaaaacaaatagtttaaacaattttttcaataaatcaattgtttatttaacttttttcgcaatttaggcatctacgatttttttttaattgtctcaaaagaaagcttgacttttttactatgaaaaatgtctaataagaaaatggacaaattgaaattcattgagttacagagccggttgtagagNNNNNNNNNNNNNNNNNNNNNNNNNNNNNNNNNNNNNNNNNNNNNNNNNNNNNNNNNNNNNNNNNNNNNNNNNNNNNNNNNNNNNNNNNNNNNNNNNNNNgctctgtaactcaatgaatttcaatttgtccattttcttattagacatttctcatagtaaaaaagtcaagctttcttttgagactatttaaaaaaaatcgtaaatgcctaaattgcgaaaaaagtaaaataaacaattgatttattgaaaaaattgtttaaacaatttgttttgttataaataataagataGGATGAAAGcatgtaaaaagcactttccaaaaccctcataaaatttttaaatcgcttaattagaaaggaagttacaggcgtttgaaactacccctgcaggcattggggttgaaaattcaaccctccctcacttggggagggttggtaatcctggtctataagtttgtggattaactactgttgggtaggcgaacatattcccaaaatttagagacaatcgaaaaacatgactttttgagttggggcagttgaggaataatgccccatatgaaGTTTAACCTTCGACAATTTCATCTTTGATTTCCAAAAGTTTGGTTTCAAGATAATCAACTAAGCTCAAATATAAGCTATTGtggtaataaaaaaaaggattcccCGAATCTCTATTGTTTctgtttaatatcaataaaagacaGCAGCGTCGATTAAACGGAAGAAATATATCTTTAgacgagaaaaaataattaagagacatatataaaattaagttttaacacaCTACATAATGGTTTCGTGCTGAATCATTTTAAATGGCGATTAGCGATGTGTGCTGCCAAATTACTGTTTCGGTTCATTTTAAAGTCACAAGCGTCGCAAAAAAATTGGGGTTTGACTACTGCATGGACTGAACGTTTACGTCGACTTAAAGCCTCTAGTTTAGTGTAACTTCGAAAACATTGGTCGCAGTTATGCctcaaaattttcttctttaagtTTGAATCCTGATGCATGCGGTCAACATGGGGTTTCAGGTCATATTTCCGTTTAAAAGGtttagagaaaaatttacaaCTGAACTGTGGCATGAGGCCGCATTCGAATTTTTGATGGCGATATAAATTTGATCTCATTGTATAGCTGAGTGCATACTTTTCGCATTTGAGTTTCTTCTTCGTTTCCGGTGTTGATTCTTGAATTTGCTTCACCTCTGGGATCCCAGATTTGTCTTTAGCCGTCAAATTATCATCTTCTTCTATATATACGGTAAAAAGTGTCGATTCATATGTTTCATTATATTTTTGACCTGCAGTCTCTtgatctcaaaatttaaaaaaaggtaaattccgatttttattttatagttctaagacattttaattacaaatcaaGTAAAACCTTCTATTATTCCTTCCTTGATTTCCAAACTTTCGTCATGGTCATGTACAAGTATGTAAGTTAAAGCCTTGGCATCAGAATTCATATCACAAGAAATTTCAGTAGGTGTATAAGAATATGCCCAGTCACCCTTTGTTTCTGTTGATTTTTTCGAAACAATGTGGGAATTATTGGCGTTATTTGAAGCGCTCTACTAAgctatatgaaaattaaaaggtaaattttacaaatacaaattttcatttatttaaatccttATCTTGTACCAGACAGAgatgaaattaataatctgtgcatcatgttaaaaacatttttttacaaaaaaatttgccaaCATGTTTCATCTTGTATTTTAGGTACTTTTCAAGGCTTATTCTAGAAGAAACATGtatatcccgtgtagaaattcaaatagggaactagtctggttcccgaccattcgaccccacttaaagtcgggggctagtcgggttatctgactagcccccgaccagtagcatTACGGTAGATttgtcgggggctagtcaggtcaCCCGACTTATCCCACTCGGGGCCTGATCGgttactagtaggggtcatatgataatacattattattattattattattattattacaacattaggccatttccctttcggggtaggcgtgactcactcggtaggggaaaggagtagtgtgttgaagggatagagatttttcagattgatccagaattctcgtgctatttaagtaaataacacgttcgttttgcaacactgctccgaaccaggttgctgatcaacctctctagcaatcaccccaagcgaagaacctcacgaagtcgttatgtaagattccctacttgggtccattagtggccaaggtcttttgatTCAGGCGTCATTTACTGTACTGACACTCttgttattaactatttgccgccatactttcctgtcctgacatacttctctagcttcttttatgtccatgcattttttcatgcaggctctcgtgtttctgtgacttcttatgtctcttctaagtagggtcttattcacacattctaaccattctttccgcggtctacctctgggcacgctgccatttactttaccttgatacacttgtttcgttagtcgttcatttggcattctctcaacatgtccgaaccatcttaaccgatttctttcccatgtgtctactagcgtctctccTGCACCACGTTCTTTTAgcattatctcgttacttactttgtccatcagggtttcctcgcatattatgcgcatgaatctcatgtcaattgcgttaatttttctcttatctttttcttgataagtccatgtttcGCTACCgaatagtacagtcggtacaaaaatagaattatgtattgccattttagctttatttgatacatttttacttgtgataaggggacctgctctaccaataaccttcttaccttcatttattcgcctatctaattcctcatctatcttcccgtccctagtaaataagctaccaaggtatacgaacttatcaacttgttcaattctctcatcatttaataaaatatttcttagtgttttctcactctttccttcgaacaccataatttttgttttatatacgttaactttgaggcccatgctcttcatgcttgcatctagtttattcaacattctttgtaagtcttcgatagactctgccatagcaaccttatcatctgcgaacgctaacccacgtacccttactgtttcgagatccacaccctcttcgtcgaagagagccattctgaagcacttgtccataaataatataaataaccatgaagacataacgcatccttgtctaactccttgaataatatcgaaacagtcactcaagttcccattcactcttacactcgctttgctacctgtatatattgtttttatagcttgtaggatccatccattgactccatactctttcaggaatTCCCAAGGTTTACTTTTATCTACCtgttcaaaagctttttctaggtcaaccaatgcacaaaaaacttttttttcactcgcaaacttttttctgttatttgccttaagctaaatatctgatccgtacatgaccttcctggcataaactcactttggacttcccaaatctttgcttctgttattccGTATGggatattaaccaaactccccaaaatttgtggaacattctctaaaagtttgtcaaaatacttattatttacggaaatctccataaacttttttgaaatatttaaaaatgctaaaatgtaTCTAATATTTAATGGGGAACATTGCCTATgcttaaaaatccataaatttatgttgctaaaattcccaaaaatttgtgaaatattaattttcaaaaacttcagctggaacgcagcaatggaggAGCTTCGcactgaaggaaccgccatgttggtcacggtagtctttGCTTCAGATAATTATGCTTTGTTACTTGTGGACTGCtttcttaaacactcgacgcgtcatttctgttgcgcgagaagCGGCACGTCGGGCCCTTGCGGATTTTTTCAAAGCTATCAGTCTAGAACCGGAAGACTAAAATGAAGATGGTAGCGAATTCTGAACTGTGACGTGCTGAATAGTTTACAACTAGTATACTGATCTTCACtgattattcaaaaactttttctcttttcaatttcaactacctTAAGGAtcagactttatttacatatggtgaaccattcagatcaattaaaaaataagcatctatacaaatttagagtcttatgacttccggtggacttttcacctacatctatatgtatctttttcaatatggatttttttaaaattcgatacaaaggtatttaaaaatgatcctagaaattcgcaattttctgaaaaatactacaaaaaaataagattacgtctttttgtagattttgatcgttgttttattaaaaagttgattttcgtacaaaattattaacttaataattatttattaaaaatgtttgagatctCTTTAACATTGATAAATCTTTCTCcgaaaaattgtgcaaaattattgtttaatatattcttagtattttaaaataaaaaaatcattgcgCTTtcttagatattacctcatttgataagacctcgccgaaaattcaaacataagaataactcGAATAGAGCCCCACTAGTTCCCGGCCAGGGCCTGAaaattacccgcacggaaattagtgcaCAAAAAGGGCCGACCaggcccttgaccaaccaccgaccaggccccgactgaaatttttccaacaaaaagcccaactagtccccgactgggtactttgtcaaaattaataacccgactagcccccgattagttcCCGACTTGTATTAGGGCCAAATGGAGTTATTTCCACACAGAATGTTAAAGAATAAAACGACAATTACTTAATTTGTATGTGTTTGTTAGTCGTTGATGTTTACTTACTATGGAAGTAAAAGAAAAATCGCTGAAGActacgttaaaatttcaattaaattgttaattttaattttaattaactaatttttaacgaaaaaattaattgatatttcaacgtACTCTTCagctatttttcttttatatccGTAGTAAGTAAACATCAATGACTAATAAGCACATACAAatgaagtaattttcattttattctttaaaatgtgtattttcgtTCCAGAATAAGCCTTAAAAAGGACCTGGAATACAGATTGAAACAATTTTGattgaattgtttcaattttaacaattgaaacaattttataataaaaaatttcttaacaccAAAAAAGCGGTCGCAAATGAATTTTGATTCGACTTCTGCgtgttttaagtttttatgtCGTTTCAAACTTTTTAGTCCAATGTAACTTCGAGAACATTCGTcgcaattatgttttattttcggaattttttcggtatttttaaGATGCACGTCATCTATGTGGTGTTGTAGGCCATATCTTCGTTTAAATGATTTTCCGCAGAAATTACACTCAAATTTTGGTGTGACGTCGCATTCGTATTTTACATGAGTATAAAAAGTTCGTTTTTGTTTATAGGTTCGAGCACATTTTGAGCATATGTACTTCTGTTCGGATTCCGCCTTTAATTCTTGGATTTTCGGCTTTGATTGAGATTTTCGtttaggggccattcacaaaatacgtgatacattttacaggaacttctgaccccccccccgcccctgagtgatactttctccattagtcttaacatggagaatgatacttcggcaggcccccacccacccctaaacgtatcacgtatttagTGAATGACCCCATATCGCTTGGTGCCACGTCTCTTCCTGAACAATTTTCATGTTctaaaacattaataatatgttatTTAATCTTCTTCGTGATagtctttcaaataaatttactataaatattCAATATGAATAAAGTTTCACCTtcgattatttcttttttgatatcCAAAGTCTCGTAATTGCTATATTCAATTTCGCAAGTAAAATCCTTTTTATTGCTCTTAGACAGTAGATCTTTGACTTTCTTCTGGTGCTTTAAAATATATGCTTGATCACTCTTTGAATTACCtaaagaaaatcacaaaaatataaatgagaattgAGTTAATTGATTTTGTGTAAAACAAAATGGTTTCCTCGTTTCATCAGCGTGGCTAGAGCCGAAAAGTCGGTCTTTTTTGGTGGTGTGCGCGCGCATGCGCTTTCACTACTTTGTGCACGTTTACTGTTCTGCGCGTTACTATTCCCTTTAAACAAATCTCAAAATTAAGACTTAATTTCATTAGAAAACTCGGAAAACATACTTTTAATACTT carries:
- the LOC117167912 gene encoding zinc finger protein 677-like — its product is MNCNAKTSTCIIEYDYDETLEIKEGIIKGQETTGQKCNVTYESNFFTIYIKENDNMTAKEKLGIQEMMLIQESSQTTGQKYKCEKCARSYIQKKHLNRHEKFECGVIPRFRCTFCAKLFKRKYDLNNHVDRMHQTSNLKKPILRHNCNQCSQSYTKLAALGRHKRSVHAAVQPQFFCDFCGFKMNRKSNLAAHIAKRHFK